The Paenibacillus sp. 481 DNA window TTATGGCTGTACGCCATCTGAATTCCGTGATCATTGTTCAGCACGTGACGAAAACCGTCCCCTCTAGCGCCTAATTTTATCCCTAACGATTAATAAAGCGCTTTCTTTACACTAGATATATAGCAACGGCCCCATTCATGATGATTTCGTTCACTAGTGGCGTCGCTGAAATGGAGTACAGAATAAGTCAGGAGGGAATGTAAATGCGTCAAAAATGGATGATGATGCTCGTATTTGTGCTCGTTGCTTCCTTATTTTCGGCATGTAGTGGGGGAGGCTCGACAGGTGGATCAGGAAAAGACAGTGCGTCGGGATCAGCTGATAAAGGGAAAGAGGTAGCAACGGTCAAGTTGTCCTTGTGGCACAATTTTACGGGGGACGATCTGCGTGCGAAGACGATGAGGGAAGTGATTGAGCAATTTAAACAACAGCATGCCAACATTGAGTTGGACGTGCAAGCTATTCCGCCAGATGGCTATCGTACACGTTTAAAAACGGTAGCAGCAGCTAATGAGATGCCTGACGTATTTTTGATGTGGCCAGGCACGATGACGCGCGAATTTCATAGTGGCAAGCTGCTACAGCCAATTAATGAGCTGCTGAATAGTCAGCAGACATGGAAAGATGGTTTTTTACCAGGGTCATTTGATGACTATACGGTGGACGGCAACATTTATAGTGCGCCAATGGGGTATACACCAACGTCCATTTTGTATTACAACAAAACCATTTTGGAGACACACGGTGTTGCTGTACCAAAGACGTGGGACGAATTGCTGACTGCCGTTCAGACATTGAAGTCAAAAAATATTACGCCGATTGCGCTGGGTAACAAGGCGGCATGGTTAGCGCAATCCAGCATTATTAGCTCCTTGGCTGATCGAGTAACAGGCACGGATTGGTTCGTTAAAGCAGCGAAGCAAGATGGAGCGAAATTTACAGATCCGCAATTCGTGCGTGCGTTGGAGTTGTTACAAGGATTACAGCAGGCAGGAGCGTTCCAAGAAGGCTTTAACAGCATTGACAACACACAAATGGAAATGATGTTTGCGCAAGGCCAAGCTGCGATGATGATCGATGGCGGTTGGGCGCTTACGAATTTGACGGCGAATGCTACGGCAGAAACGTTGAAGCAGATGGGGGCAACTGTACTGCCTGTTGTGCCAGCAGGTAAAGGGGACGCGAATTCCACTTCTGGTGTTGTGGGTGTGGGGCTAGGTTTAAGCAGTAAGGTAGAAGGGGCAAAGAAAGAGGCGGCCTACAAGCTCATTTATGCGATGAGTGGTCCTGAAGCCCAAAAGAAAACACTCGAATCGAATCAATTAATTAGCTACAAAGTAGAGCTGGATACAACGAAAGTGTCGCCGTTATTTGCAGAGCTGTATCGACTCGTAAATGAGGTAAAGCGAACACCTGTATATGATGCCATGCTGACGAGCGAAGGAACGGATGCCGTGAATAACGGGATACAGGAGTTGCTAATGGGTGGAAACCCACAAGATATTGCGCAAAAAATACAAAATGCACAGGCGAAAGCGCTCGGAAAATAATACGCCTCATGCAAGTTCCATGAATGTTCCGAGAAAGGAGAGCTCTTATGCGTAGTTGGTCCCATCAACGTTCCTTTATTGCGATATCATTGACACCCGCTCTCTTGTTGTATGTTCTATTTGTAATCGTGCCGATCTTTTGGTCGGCATACTACGGATTTTTTGATTGGAAAGGGCTGGGCGAAGCACGCTTTATCGGTCTGGACAATTTCGTGGAGGCGTTGACAGACCCGGTGTTCTGGCTGTCGTTTAAAAATAATATGATTGTCGTTGCGGCATCCGTATTCGGCCAAGTGCCGATTGCGCTCTTGCTTGCGCTACTGTTGAAGCGGGGAACATGGTTTCAACGGTTCATTCGCTCCGCAGTCTTTATGCCGATGGTGCTTTCATCGGTCGTAATCGGCATCATCTGGTCGAACATTTATCACCCACAAACAGGCTTGCTTAATGCTCTCTTGACCGCAGTCGGTTTGGAAG harbors:
- a CDS encoding extracellular solute-binding protein, which translates into the protein MRQKWMMMLVFVLVASLFSACSGGGSTGGSGKDSASGSADKGKEVATVKLSLWHNFTGDDLRAKTMREVIEQFKQQHANIELDVQAIPPDGYRTRLKTVAAANEMPDVFLMWPGTMTREFHSGKLLQPINELLNSQQTWKDGFLPGSFDDYTVDGNIYSAPMGYTPTSILYYNKTILETHGVAVPKTWDELLTAVQTLKSKNITPIALGNKAAWLAQSSIISSLADRVTGTDWFVKAAKQDGAKFTDPQFVRALELLQGLQQAGAFQEGFNSIDNTQMEMMFAQGQAAMMIDGGWALTNLTANATAETLKQMGATVLPVVPAGKGDANSTSGVVGVGLGLSSKVEGAKKEAAYKLIYAMSGPEAQKKTLESNQLISYKVELDTTKVSPLFAELYRLVNEVKRTPVYDAMLTSEGTDAVNNGIQELLMGGNPQDIAQKIQNAQAKALGK